In Gimesia sp., the following are encoded in one genomic region:
- a CDS encoding iron ABC transporter permease, whose protein sequence is MRPTQPRFAVWRILPFWGGLLLALLVGIHFGAVKLSLSEIWQGLTGAAAGAQIETILWQIRLPRVVLAACVGAGLAIAGAAFQGVFRNPLADPFVIGASSGAALGATLALLCLAGSVTVITSTGQVPWLILAAFGGAMLIVGAVFVIASLSKLGRSAPLLTLILAGMALSSFTGALVSLIMFLNHEMLNTIFNWLLGSFSGRHWNEIAIAGPVILVSGGLLWMLSRPLDLLSFGDETAMSLGLPSGKVRLLILAAATLCTAACVSVSGVIGFLGLMAPHMTRILLGPRHGLLIPGSALLGATLLVIADTLARTVIAPTEIPVGVVTALMGCPFFLFLLISRGRQTM, encoded by the coding sequence GTGAGACCCACGCAACCCCGTTTTGCTGTCTGGCGGATACTCCCGTTTTGGGGAGGGCTGCTGCTGGCGCTGCTGGTGGGGATTCATTTTGGTGCGGTGAAGTTGTCGCTGTCCGAGATCTGGCAGGGTCTGACAGGGGCCGCAGCCGGCGCGCAGATCGAGACGATTTTATGGCAGATCCGCCTGCCGCGAGTGGTGCTGGCAGCTTGTGTCGGTGCCGGGCTGGCGATTGCGGGCGCTGCGTTTCAGGGAGTGTTTCGGAATCCGCTGGCCGATCCGTTTGTGATCGGTGCTTCAAGCGGTGCCGCGTTGGGGGCGACACTGGCTTTGCTCTGTCTGGCGGGAAGTGTGACGGTCATCACGAGCACCGGTCAGGTACCCTGGCTGATCCTGGCGGCGTTTGGCGGGGCGATGCTGATTGTCGGGGCTGTGTTTGTGATTGCCTCACTCAGTAAATTGGGACGAAGTGCGCCGCTGTTGACGTTGATTCTGGCGGGGATGGCACTCAGCAGTTTTACCGGAGCGCTGGTTTCGCTGATCATGTTTCTGAATCATGAGATGCTGAATACCATTTTCAACTGGCTGCTGGGGAGCTTTTCCGGCAGACACTGGAATGAAATTGCGATTGCCGGTCCGGTGATCCTGGTGAGCGGCGGACTGTTATGGATGTTGTCGCGACCATTGGACCTGTTGTCATTCGGGGATGAGACGGCGATGTCACTGGGGCTGCCGAGCGGCAAGGTGCGGTTATTGATTTTAGCGGCGGCCACATTGTGTACGGCGGCCTGTGTGTCGGTGTCGGGGGTGATCGGCTTTCTGGGACTGATGGCACCACACATGACGCGTATTCTTCTGGGCCCTAGACACGGACTGTTGATTCCGGGCAGTGCGTTACTCGGGGCGACACTACTGGTGATTGCCGACACGCTGGCGCGGACCGTGATTGCGCCGACGGAGATTCCGGTGGGTGTGGTGACTGCCTTGATGGGCTGTCCGTTTTTTCTGTTCCTGCTGATCAGCCGCGGCCGACAGACGATGTGA
- a CDS encoding ABC transporter ATP-binding protein, with protein MPEIQLENVTCGYPNQEVLHQVSLAVEPGKVLVLLGPNGSGKTTLLRALFQLIVVQKGTILVEGQDVQRLSRREMAQKLALAPQLEMPQWPMTIEETVQLGRSAHRGWVQPFSGEDAEHVETALAQTGLTELRGKKITEISGGEWRRTLIARALVQQTKVLCLDEPTTGLDLKYQVEVLSLIRDLAHERELTVLLTIHDLNLASCFADQIVLLAGGEIAALGTAAEVLTEARLSEVYQTRVKVVPHPEYQTPLVVPLL; from the coding sequence ATGCCTGAAATTCAACTGGAGAATGTGACGTGCGGCTATCCCAACCAGGAAGTTCTGCACCAGGTATCACTGGCAGTGGAGCCGGGTAAGGTGCTGGTGCTGCTGGGACCCAACGGGTCGGGGAAGACGACGCTGCTGCGTGCGCTGTTTCAATTGATCGTGGTGCAGAAGGGGACGATTCTGGTGGAAGGACAGGATGTGCAGCGACTGTCTCGACGGGAGATGGCCCAGAAACTGGCACTGGCACCACAGCTGGAGATGCCTCAGTGGCCGATGACAATTGAAGAAACCGTGCAACTGGGACGCTCGGCGCATCGAGGCTGGGTGCAGCCGTTTAGCGGAGAAGATGCGGAGCATGTCGAAACGGCGCTGGCGCAGACTGGATTGACAGAACTGCGGGGGAAGAAGATTACCGAGATCTCCGGCGGGGAATGGCGGCGGACCCTGATTGCCCGGGCGCTGGTGCAGCAGACGAAGGTGCTCTGCCTGGATGAGCCAACAACGGGCCTCGATCTGAAATACCAGGTGGAGGTGCTGTCACTGATTCGCGATCTGGCACACGAGCGGGAGTTGACGGTGCTGCTGACCATTCACGATCTGAATCTGGCCAGCTGTTTTGCCGACCAGATTGTGCTGCTGGCCGGGGGCGAGATTGCTGCGTTGGGAACCGCGGCGGAGGTATTAACGGAAGCACGTTTGAGCGAGGTCTATCAGACCCGGGTCAAGGTTGTGCCCCATCCGGAATACCAGACGCCGCTGGTGGTTCCCCTGCTGTGA
- a CDS encoding Dabb family protein, with the protein MADTQLAHMVYFTLNDGSPEAIQTMVDACHKYLKDHPGVVYFSAGQRGPEFQREVNNQEFHVALNVVFDNKESHDIYQTAPDHLKFIEENKASWAKVQVCDSYVTS; encoded by the coding sequence ATGGCAGACACACAACTGGCTCATATGGTCTATTTCACCCTCAATGACGGCTCTCCCGAAGCGATCCAGACCATGGTGGACGCCTGTCATAAATATCTCAAAGACCATCCCGGCGTCGTCTATTTTTCCGCCGGCCAGCGTGGCCCCGAGTTCCAGCGGGAAGTGAATAATCAGGAATTTCACGTCGCGCTGAACGTGGTTTTCGACAACAAGGAATCGCACGATATCTACCAGACCGCTCCCGATCACCTGAAATTCATCGAAGAGAACAAAGCCTCCTGGGCTAAAGTCCAGGTCTGTGACAGCTATGTCACCAGCTGA
- a CDS encoding DUF420 domain-containing protein — protein sequence MTETQNKPPRRIPLILTISLWVLVAVSAFATWQLKQQSDLALEQRKAEQAAQAEAEENTEETEEISVKGPIWPKEGIEDFTLTERSGKTITKKDLLGKPWVACFVFTRCAGPCPRVSGQFYQLQKDLKDLDFRLVTITVDPKHDTPEVLSQYAELMGADTEKWLFLTGDQKEIFHLIEKSFLMPVEENVGPARKPGFEVIHTTNVMLVGPDGRVLQKFNAVNDAEMAELRREVRKLVKAESKDKTDSKKKAEASAKEEPKPVAKPPAKAGMISLSTLLLPLLLAQSETESAPAAPTEPVEVETETVETVIAEAPAGQAPDWVMQLPTLNAALNGLATILLMVGYGFIRKGEREKHKKTMLTAFGTSVLFLVFYLIYHFALQSYTGDASRKFQGEGLIRPVYYFILITHVVLAAAVPVLAWMTIRRGLKQQWEAHRRIAKITFPIWLYVSITGVVIYFMLYHLPGAA from the coding sequence ATGACTGAAACACAAAACAAACCTCCCCGCCGCATTCCCCTGATTCTGACGATTTCACTCTGGGTTCTCGTCGCCGTCAGTGCCTTCGCCACCTGGCAGCTCAAGCAGCAGAGCGATCTGGCCCTCGAACAGCGCAAAGCCGAACAGGCAGCCCAGGCTGAGGCGGAAGAAAATACAGAAGAGACCGAAGAAATCAGCGTCAAAGGTCCTATCTGGCCCAAGGAAGGTATCGAAGATTTCACGCTCACCGAACGCAGTGGCAAAACCATCACGAAGAAAGACCTGCTGGGAAAACCCTGGGTCGCCTGCTTCGTCTTCACCCGCTGCGCTGGTCCCTGCCCCCGCGTCTCCGGCCAGTTCTACCAGCTGCAGAAAGATCTCAAAGACCTCGACTTCCGTCTGGTCACGATTACCGTCGACCCCAAGCATGACACTCCCGAAGTCCTCTCTCAGTACGCAGAGCTGATGGGCGCCGATACCGAGAAATGGCTCTTCCTCACCGGCGACCAGAAAGAGATCTTCCACCTCATCGAAAAAAGTTTTCTGATGCCCGTGGAGGAAAATGTCGGCCCTGCCCGTAAGCCTGGCTTTGAAGTCATACACACCACCAACGTGATGCTCGTCGGCCCCGATGGCCGCGTACTCCAGAAATTCAACGCCGTCAACGACGCCGAAATGGCCGAGCTCCGCCGCGAAGTCCGCAAGCTGGTTAAAGCAGAATCGAAAGACAAAACAGACTCAAAGAAGAAAGCAGAAGCCTCCGCCAAAGAAGAGCCCAAGCCAGTCGCAAAGCCTCCGGCCAAAGCGGGTATGATCTCACTGAGCACCTTGCTGCTCCCCCTGCTGCTGGCACAGTCCGAAACCGAATCCGCCCCCGCTGCCCCTACGGAACCGGTTGAAGTCGAAACGGAAACCGTCGAGACTGTCATCGCAGAAGCCCCAGCAGGTCAGGCTCCCGACTGGGTCATGCAACTCCCTACCCTCAACGCGGCCCTGAACGGACTGGCCACGATTCTGCTGATGGTCGGTTACGGATTCATCCGCAAAGGGGAACGGGAGAAACACAAGAAAACGATGCTCACCGCATTTGGTACATCGGTCCTGTTCCTGGTCTTCTATCTGATCTACCACTTTGCCCTGCAGAGTTACACCGGTGATGCCTCCCGTAAATTTCAGGGAGAAGGCCTGATTCGCCCCGTGTATTATTTCATTCTGATCACCCACGTGGTCCTGGCCGCCGCGGTGCCTGTTCTCGCCTGGATGACCATCCGCCGCGGACTCAAACAGCAGTGGGAAGCACACCGCCGCATCGCCAAAATCACATTTCCGATCTGGCTGTATGTCTCCATCACGGGCGTGGTGATCTATTTCATGCTTTACCATCTTCCCGGAGCTGCCTGA
- a CDS encoding ABC transporter permease gives MNQNMPAVHKPAFVLPILTLAHREVVRFVRQRTRVIGALIQPVLFWILFGAGLRGSFQAPAWAPAGMTYQEYFFPGVAVMILMFTAIFSTISIIEDRKEGFLQGVLVAPVPRASIVLGKLLGGTILAVLQAVLFLFLGPLLNLVGLAPDFETGVTLAGLIPLILFLFLLGFSLTALGYLIAWPMESTQGFHAIMSVFLMPMWLLSGSFFPAGDSGWLSWIIRANPLTYGVTGLRRILSSAETLPTAPGNPSMIVCLTVTAVVCIIYVVLAIWMTGKRATRNAR, from the coding sequence ATGAATCAAAACATGCCCGCCGTCCACAAGCCTGCCTTTGTCCTGCCGATCCTGACACTCGCCCATCGCGAAGTCGTCCGTTTTGTCAGACAGCGCACCCGCGTCATCGGAGCCCTGATCCAACCGGTCCTGTTCTGGATCCTCTTCGGTGCCGGACTCCGCGGATCGTTTCAAGCCCCCGCCTGGGCGCCTGCCGGCATGACCTACCAGGAATACTTCTTCCCCGGCGTCGCCGTAATGATTTTGATGTTCACTGCCATCTTCTCCACGATCTCGATCATCGAAGACCGTAAGGAAGGCTTCCTGCAGGGCGTACTCGTCGCGCCAGTTCCCCGTGCCTCGATTGTGCTGGGCAAGCTGCTGGGCGGCACGATTCTGGCCGTTTTACAAGCTGTCCTGTTCCTTTTCCTGGGACCTTTACTGAATCTCGTGGGACTGGCTCCCGACTTTGAAACAGGTGTCACACTGGCCGGGCTGATTCCGTTGATTCTGTTTCTGTTCCTGCTCGGCTTCAGTCTGACCGCACTGGGTTACCTCATCGCCTGGCCCATGGAATCGACACAGGGCTTTCATGCCATCATGTCGGTCTTCCTGATGCCCATGTGGCTGCTCTCGGGCTCCTTTTTCCCCGCGGGCGATTCGGGCTGGCTCTCGTGGATCATTCGCGCCAACCCCTTAACCTACGGCGTCACCGGTCTCCGCCGAATTCTGTCGTCTGCAGAAACGCTCCCGACAGCGCCCGGAAATCCGTCGATGATTGTCTGCCTGACCGTCACCGCCGTCGTGTGTATAATCTATGTAGTTCTTGCCATCTGGATGACCGGGAAACGAGCCACCCGTAACGCCCGTTGA
- a CDS encoding ABC transporter ATP-binding protein → MLSNTPPQETARASQIVVQDISHHYGQRRALNQLSFEVHSGEIFGLLGPNGGGKTTLFRLLSTLLPLQAGSAEIAGLDLATRSQEIRNLIGVTFQSPSLDGKLTVQENLKHQAHLYGISGALMRDRIANALSHLGLTDRKGDLAESLSGGLKRRVEIAKGLLHSPRVLLLDEPSTGLDPGARHDLWKYLKQLQQENGVTILITTHLMEEAEHCDRLGILNRGELVTCGTPDELRASVGGDCLTIQAEHPDELARLITEKFGVTPQRINASLRLEHTRGHEFLKDLIDAFPDQVTSVSLGKPTLEDVFIHETGHQFWQAEESE, encoded by the coding sequence ATGTTGAGTAACACGCCCCCGCAGGAAACCGCCCGCGCGTCCCAGATCGTCGTGCAGGACATCTCGCACCATTACGGGCAACGCCGCGCCCTGAACCAGCTCAGTTTCGAAGTCCACTCCGGTGAAATCTTCGGTCTGCTCGGTCCGAACGGCGGCGGAAAAACCACACTCTTTCGTCTGCTCTCAACCCTGCTCCCCCTGCAGGCCGGATCTGCGGAAATCGCGGGGCTCGACCTGGCCACCCGGTCGCAGGAAATCCGTAACCTGATCGGCGTCACTTTTCAGTCACCCAGCCTCGACGGCAAACTCACGGTCCAGGAAAACCTCAAGCATCAGGCCCACCTGTATGGCATCTCCGGAGCCCTCATGCGGGACCGCATCGCCAATGCCCTGTCCCACCTGGGTCTGACCGACCGCAAAGGGGATCTGGCGGAATCCCTCTCGGGCGGTCTCAAGCGACGCGTGGAAATCGCCAAAGGCCTGCTGCACTCTCCCCGTGTACTCCTGCTCGACGAACCGAGTACCGGCCTCGACCCCGGTGCCCGGCACGACCTCTGGAAATACCTCAAACAACTCCAGCAGGAGAACGGCGTCACCATCCTGATCACAACACACCTCATGGAAGAAGCAGAACACTGTGACCGCCTGGGAATTTTAAACCGGGGCGAACTCGTCACCTGTGGTACTCCCGATGAACTGCGGGCCTCGGTCGGCGGCGACTGCCTGACCATCCAGGCCGAACACCCCGATGAACTCGCCCGACTTATCACTGAGAAGTTCGGCGTTACTCCGCAGCGCATCAACGCCAGCCTCCGACTGGAGCACACCCGCGGACACGAATTCCTCAAAGATCTGATCGACGCCTTTCCCGACCAGGTCACTTCCGTTTCCCTCGGCAAGCCGACACTGGAAGATGTCTTCATCCACGAAACTGGTCATCAGTTCTGGCAGGCGGAGGAATCGGAATGA
- a CDS encoding cytochrome C oxidase subunit IV family protein, whose protein sequence is MSQEPAHPASSIYTKIFYALCFCTVLSIVFDLIDLREKDVVGIKGVILLAFLVLAVACAKALFVLIYFMHLKFEGKWKYVLLSPTIILAMGLTIAMTPDIGIHYYTSEAPQIDYLEQAQQASADTAPDQPETSHVE, encoded by the coding sequence ATGTCCCAAGAACCAGCTCATCCCGCCTCCAGCATCTACACGAAGATCTTCTACGCCCTCTGCTTCTGCACCGTGCTCTCGATCGTTTTCGACCTCATCGATCTGCGCGAGAAAGACGTGGTCGGCATCAAGGGTGTCATTCTGCTGGCGTTCCTCGTGCTCGCCGTCGCCTGTGCCAAAGCGCTGTTCGTGCTGATCTACTTCATGCACCTCAAGTTTGAAGGCAAATGGAAATACGTCCTGCTCAGCCCGACCATCATCCTCGCCATGGGACTGACCATCGCCATGACCCCCGATATCGGCATTCATTATTACACCAGTGAAGCCCCCCAGATTGATTACCTGGAACAGGCACAGCAGGCCTCAGCCGACACTGCGCCCGACCAGCCCGAAACGAGTCATGTTGAGTAA
- a CDS encoding cytochrome c oxidase subunit 3 — protein sequence MSHESNSPQYRMGLPIPHSKLGMWLFLATEIMFFSAFIGAYIVLRAGSPGWPTDPEVTHLRIWAGGLNTFVLILSSYFVVMALEGMKAQNFSKARKYLLLTFVLGCLFLGIKSYEYSGKFKYDILPGHIPETPQMAIDKSMREMKQVVDNRAIALSGVMDPEKTEPTEDAESVEEAGVTDEKTEAIVPPVEELRQQLQTELSAEDTPAARKKELQAYFDLESQYRKLNNQALEESITVPEMNKALDTLRENPEYGSLLAPVHHLQPIIYGNLFASVYFLLTGFHALHVIIGMLLFAIVLVQGKRLCEKWNDYVENIGLYWHFVDLVWIFLFPLIYIL from the coding sequence ATGAGTCACGAAAGTAATTCGCCACAATATCGCATGGGACTCCCCATTCCACATTCCAAACTGGGCATGTGGCTCTTTCTGGCGACCGAGATCATGTTCTTTTCCGCCTTCATCGGGGCCTACATCGTCCTGCGTGCCGGTTCTCCCGGCTGGCCCACCGACCCCGAAGTGACCCACCTGCGGATCTGGGCCGGCGGACTGAATACCTTCGTCCTGATTCTCTCCAGTTACTTCGTCGTCATGGCCCTCGAAGGGATGAAGGCCCAAAACTTCTCCAAGGCACGCAAATATCTGCTGCTGACCTTCGTCCTGGGTTGTCTCTTCCTGGGAATCAAATCCTACGAGTACTCAGGCAAATTCAAATACGATATTCTCCCCGGACACATTCCCGAAACGCCTCAGATGGCCATCGACAAATCAATGCGCGAAATGAAGCAGGTCGTCGACAACCGCGCCATCGCCCTGTCCGGCGTGATGGACCCGGAAAAAACCGAACCCACCGAAGACGCCGAATCAGTCGAAGAAGCCGGCGTCACCGATGAAAAAACCGAAGCCATCGTGCCCCCGGTCGAAGAGCTCCGCCAACAACTGCAGACGGAACTCTCAGCCGAAGACACTCCGGCAGCCCGCAAAAAAGAACTCCAGGCCTACTTCGATCTCGAGAGTCAATACCGCAAACTGAATAACCAGGCTCTCGAAGAATCGATCACCGTTCCTGAAATGAACAAAGCCCTGGATACCCTCCGAGAAAACCCCGAATACGGTTCTCTCCTGGCCCCCGTCCATCATCTGCAACCCATTATTTATGGCAACCTTTTCGCTTCCGTCTACTTCCTGCTCACCGGCTTTCACGCACTGCATGTCATCATCGGCATGCTCCTGTTCGCGATTGTCCTCGTCCAGGGAAAACGACTCTGCGAAAAGTGGAATGACTATGTCGAAAATATCGGCCTCTACTGGCACTTCGTCGACCTGGTCTGGATCTTCCTGTTCCCGTTGATTTACATCCTTTGA
- the cyoE gene encoding heme o synthase has protein sequence MSTTQQSYIAVEEPKAAARPISLARLADYLELTKPRISTMALISVALGYTLGSAHAWSLLPLIHALFGIGLVAVGCNSLNQLLEIKSDQLMPRTTGRPLPSGRLSVSEVLVFGILCALTGIFYLALMVNLLTAFLSMLTLVLYVVVYTPLKRCTSFCTTIGAIPGAMPPILGWTAAGGNLNTASFSIFAIMFLWQFPHFLAIAWLYRHQYHQAGLKMLPAADPRPRMIGWMCVIYATLLIPVSLLPQYVSLAGSVYSGVALVLGIAYLIFSIRFLGNETRKTARELIWCSLIYLPVLLITLTWDRLQLFN, from the coding sequence ATGTCTACGACTCAACAATCTTATATCGCCGTTGAAGAACCGAAAGCTGCAGCCCGGCCCATCAGCCTGGCACGGCTCGCCGATTACCTCGAACTGACGAAGCCCCGCATTTCGACAATGGCGTTGATCTCCGTTGCCCTGGGTTACACTCTGGGGAGCGCCCATGCCTGGTCGCTGCTCCCGCTGATCCACGCCCTGTTCGGCATCGGACTGGTCGCCGTAGGCTGTAACTCACTGAATCAGCTGCTGGAAATCAAGAGCGATCAACTGATGCCCCGCACCACGGGCCGCCCGCTTCCCTCCGGACGACTCTCCGTCTCCGAAGTTCTGGTGTTCGGCATCCTCTGTGCCCTGACCGGTATCTTCTATCTCGCTTTGATGGTCAACCTGCTGACCGCATTTCTGTCGATGCTGACGCTGGTGCTCTACGTTGTGGTTTACACACCACTCAAACGCTGTACCTCGTTCTGTACCACCATCGGAGCCATCCCCGGCGCCATGCCTCCCATCCTGGGGTGGACCGCTGCCGGCGGAAATCTGAATACTGCGTCCTTCTCCATTTTTGCCATCATGTTCCTCTGGCAGTTCCCGCACTTCCTGGCGATCGCCTGGCTGTACCGCCATCAGTATCACCAGGCCGGACTCAAAATGTTGCCCGCCGCCGATCCCCGACCACGCATGATCGGCTGGATGTGCGTGATTTATGCCACCCTCCTGATTCCCGTCAGCCTCCTGCCACAGTACGTCTCTCTGGCCGGCAGCGTCTATTCCGGCGTCGCGCTGGTGCTGGGAATCGCTTACCTGATCTTCTCGATCCGCTTCCTGGGCAATGAAACCCGTAAGACCGCCCGGGAGCTGATCTGGTGTTCTCTGATCTACCTCCCCGTGCTGCTGATCACCCTCACCTGGGATCGCCTGCAGCTGTTTAACTGA
- a CDS encoding COX15/CtaA family protein: MNQQQYHPWLFRIALATTVATLPLMIMGGHVTTEGYGMAVDGWPGSDGQNMFTYPVFGLPTDKFFEHVHRLLGTLVGFLSIILVIVAFKVQPQKWIRKVAIAVLVCVIIQGILGGTRVTENSVGLAMTHGLFAACVFTLMAFLTMATGKRWIENSNDPPELAPGYGRRLAITVPLVVLFQYFLGGFLSHFKVGLHPHISFAFVVLVFVIIEFRTARKSGIKWLKRPAMGMLHLGIFQIMLGIGAWLTRFGLPAAGIIGEPGSLQQSLFRTAHLITGILFLMTTTLYSVRVFRLHQLNKNRSSEQTLSATDSLPETEGNA, translated from the coding sequence ATGAACCAGCAACAATACCATCCGTGGCTCTTTCGCATCGCACTGGCGACCACCGTCGCTACGCTGCCACTGATGATTATGGGCGGACACGTTACTACCGAAGGATATGGCATGGCAGTCGATGGCTGGCCCGGATCCGACGGACAGAATATGTTTACGTACCCCGTCTTCGGGCTCCCCACGGATAAGTTTTTTGAGCACGTGCACCGACTGCTGGGAACACTGGTGGGCTTCCTGTCCATCATCCTGGTGATCGTCGCCTTCAAAGTGCAGCCGCAAAAATGGATCCGCAAGGTTGCGATCGCTGTCCTGGTCTGCGTGATCATTCAAGGCATTTTGGGTGGTACACGGGTGACAGAAAACAGCGTCGGACTGGCGATGACACACGGACTGTTCGCTGCCTGCGTCTTCACCCTGATGGCATTCCTCACCATGGCAACCGGCAAACGCTGGATCGAAAACAGTAATGATCCTCCCGAGCTTGCCCCGGGTTACGGACGCCGTCTGGCGATTACGGTTCCGCTGGTCGTCCTCTTTCAGTATTTCCTGGGAGGCTTCCTGAGCCACTTTAAAGTCGGCCTGCATCCCCACATCAGCTTTGCCTTTGTGGTCCTGGTTTTTGTGATTATCGAATTCCGCACGGCCCGCAAGAGCGGAATTAAATGGCTGAAACGCCCTGCAATGGGTATGCTGCATCTGGGAATCTTCCAGATCATGCTCGGCATCGGCGCCTGGCTGACCCGGTTCGGACTCCCCGCTGCCGGAATTATCGGTGAACCCGGCTCCCTGCAACAGTCGCTGTTCCGCACCGCGCACCTGATCACGGGGATTCTGTTCCTGATGACCACCACCCTGTATTCAGTCCGGGTCTTCCGGCTGCACCAGTTAAATAAAAATCGTTCGTCAGAGCAAACTCTCTCTGCTACTGATTCCTTACCTGAGACTGAAGGTAATGCCTGA
- a CDS encoding cbb3-type cytochrome c oxidase subunit I, protein MSVVHPSPTGLQPILKPQAHHAPGNFFTKYIFSTDHKIIAIQFLFTTLLMLIVGGALALAVRWQLAFPWESMPIVGPWLFSAEAGQISPEFYTMLFTMHATVMIFLVIIPILAGTFGNLLIPLMIGADDMAFPKLNMLSYWFIWPAIICFGMSFAYAGGPAAGWTAYPVLADLAQAAPGSGTAQTLWLLGVTFVGFSSMMGSINYMTTIINMRAPGMTFFRLPLTIWGLFITAILQAFALPVLTAGGFMQVTDRLLGTCFFYPSGLIINNADPTIGGGQPLLWQHLFWFYSHPAVYIMLLPVMGMISDMLSCMVRKPIFGYRPMIFSMSAIASLGFIVWGHHMFTSGMNPAVGMAFMVATMMIALPSAVKTFNWTATVWGGKVEFNTVTLNCIGFLSMFVVGGLSGIFMAAIPVDVYFHDTYFIVAHFHYVLFGATLFGVFAGIQFWFPKMFGRMMNEKLGKTHFLLTFIGANGTFFPMHFLGMQGMPRRYADPYLHGYLEHLLPMNQFMTISAILMGSAQILLFINIFYSMFFGPKAGRNPWNATTLEWTAPSPPPHGNFDEPPIIFHGPNEYAVHNGDKDFLLQTEKECEPPKPSDSETENNTDNDQETSS, encoded by the coding sequence ATGAGCGTTGTGCATCCATCCCCCACCGGCCTGCAACCGATCCTGAAGCCTCAGGCACATCATGCGCCCGGTAATTTCTTCACGAAGTATATCTTCTCCACCGATCACAAGATCATCGCCATCCAGTTCCTGTTCACAACACTGCTGATGCTGATCGTCGGGGGTGCCCTCGCGCTGGCCGTCCGCTGGCAGCTCGCCTTCCCCTGGGAATCGATGCCCATCGTCGGCCCCTGGCTCTTCTCCGCCGAAGCAGGACAGATCTCGCCTGAGTTCTATACCATGCTCTTCACGATGCATGCCACCGTGATGATCTTCCTCGTCATTATCCCGATCCTCGCTGGAACCTTCGGCAACCTGCTCATCCCGCTGATGATCGGTGCCGACGATATGGCCTTCCCCAAACTCAATATGCTCAGCTACTGGTTCATCTGGCCCGCCATTATCTGTTTCGGTATGAGCTTCGCTTACGCAGGCGGCCCGGCAGCAGGCTGGACCGCTTACCCGGTTCTGGCCGACCTGGCCCAGGCAGCTCCCGGATCGGGAACCGCTCAGACCCTCTGGCTGCTGGGTGTCACCTTTGTCGGCTTCTCATCCATGATGGGGTCGATCAACTACATGACCACCATCATCAACATGCGGGCCCCCGGCATGACGTTCTTCCGTCTGCCTCTGACCATCTGGGGTCTGTTCATCACCGCGATTCTGCAAGCCTTCGCTCTGCCCGTATTGACCGCGGGCGGCTTCATGCAGGTCACCGACCGTCTGCTGGGTACCTGTTTCTTCTACCCGTCGGGGCTGATCATCAACAACGCTGATCCGACCATCGGCGGGGGACAGCCCCTGCTCTGGCAGCACCTGTTCTGGTTCTATTCGCACCCTGCTGTTTACATCATGTTGCTCCCCGTGATGGGCATGATCTCGGATATGCTCAGCTGTATGGTCCGTAAGCCGATCTTCGGTTACCGACCGATGATTTTCTCCATGTCCGCGATCGCCAGCCTGGGCTTCATCGTCTGGGGACACCACATGTTTACCAGTGGTATGAACCCCGCCGTCGGGATGGCCTTCATGGTCGCTACCATGATGATCGCCCTCCCCTCTGCCGTGAAAACCTTCAACTGGACCGCCACCGTCTGGGGCGGCAAAGTCGAATTCAATACCGTCACCCTCAACTGTATCGGCTTCCTGTCGATGTTCGTGGTCGGCGGTCTCAGCGGAATCTTCATGGCGGCAATCCCCGTGGACGTCTACTTCCACGATACCTACTTCATCGTGGCCCACTTCCACTATGTGCTCTTTGGTGCCACGCTGTTCGGCGTCTTTGCGGGAATCCAGTTCTGGTTCCCTAAAATGTTCGGACGCATGATGAACGAAAAACTGGGCAAAACGCACTTCCTGCTGACCTTCATCGGTGCCAACGGAACCTTCTTCCCGATGCACTTCCTGGGAATGCAGGGCATGCCCCGCCGCTATGCCGATCCCTATCTGCACGGCTACCTCGAACACCTGCTCCCCATGAACCAGTTCATGACCATCTCGGCCATCCTCATGGGATCGGCCCAGATTCTGCTGTTCATCAATATTTTCTACAGCATGTTCTTCGGTCCTAAAGCCGGTCGGAACCCCTGGAATGCAACCACTCTGGAATGGACCGCACCGTCTCCACCGCCTCACGGCAACTTTGACGAACCGCCCATCATCTTCCATGGGCCCAATGAATACGCCGTGCATAACGGCGACAAAGATTTCCTGCTGCAGACCGAAAAAGAGTGTGAACCACCCAAACCGTCTGACTCAGAAACAGAAAACAACACCGACAACGATCAGGAAACTTCCAGTTAA